Below is a window of Gossypium hirsutum isolate 1008001.06 chromosome A12, Gossypium_hirsutum_v2.1, whole genome shotgun sequence DNA.
TCAAGTGATCTTGAAACTCTTTTAGCCAAAGATAAAATATCAAATTCCTACTACAGTTCTGGATCTATGCTCAAGCTCATAATGATGATCTAAGAACTTCATTTCATGCTAAAATTATGAATCACGGCCGGAAACTGAGAAAACAGCAGTCCAGCAAAACCTGGAAATTATGATTTTATCCAAGGAAATTCATGATCACCAAATGGAGCACCAAGTTGCAAAGAACAAAATCTGCAAAAGCTCTCTCAGGTGGTAGATCCTGCAATTGATATGAACATTTTCAAGTTGAGGATTTAACATGCAATCAAATGTTCACACCTATATACATACACCCAGTTGAATTCCCCCCAAATCCAAAAACTTCAAAGGAGAAAAGATGTTATTCCATGAGGTTAAATTGAACTCATCAATTTGAAGTTGGACGGACAATAAGACCATccaattttgtttttattctcCTGCCCGAAGAACTACTGGAATGTAAGACAACTTTGAAATGCTTACCTTGAATTCCTTGTTTTCCTTGTTAACCTGAATGCGAAGACAAACTGCATCAATCAAAACCAAAAGGGTGTCAGATAAGTCTTCTATCTAGTAAAGCCAAAGAGCGATGATGCAAAGTCCACTTACCAGCAAGGACAGCAGTCCCAACACAAGAAAGCACTCCAGAAAGAAAAGAGTTGAAAGGAAATGATCCCACGCTAGCCATGTAAACCACCTGTGGATCCTCAAGGTAACTCAAGATTTAACAACGTATAATGAACTAAACTAAATATATTCGATAGAATtacacaaaaaaaatcataagatACACGACTCAGTACAACAATTAAACAGTCGGCAATCGACTCAGTACAACAATTAAACAGTCGGCAATCGTTTGACACTATTATAAGCTGGTTTTCATGGAATTTCATTCAAAACATTGAGCATGATTATATACAAACTCATTAATTCCTTCAATCTATACTTACATTTCCAATTTCTTATTCtgattatctattttttttaagtgCGTTTCAAGGAAGACAGCTACGATGGATTAAATATAGAGCGAAAGCAAAGAATTAGAGACCCCAGAAGAACAAATCAATGTATTTCAGTCACTAAAAATGAGGGAGAGAAAACGGATTTCTAAAGATGAGCGAAAGTACCTGGATCAGAGCGGTGAAGACTGCGAAACCCACATACAGATCAATGATCTGTACTTAGAAAACCCCCAAAAAAAACACACAAGGATTAGAAAAAGGAAGTGAGAGCTAAAAAGGGAAGGAAGGAGAGTGCAAGAGAGACCTTGAGATTGACTGGAGTGGCAGCATAAGCAGAGCGAAGAGAATGGAATAAAGCTTGAGCATTTTCTTTGCTGGATGATGTTCTCGCCATTTTTGCTCTGCCCTAATTTCCCAATTGCCCAATGGGTTTCCTATTGCTGAACTAGCTAACGCCATACTGAATCGTCTCTCTTATAATAACAATGAACCTTTTCGGTCAACCGAGATCGATTGTCAAGATTAAATCTCCACCATTCAttcttctaattttatttaaaatatatattaatcagtttataaaaagaagaaagaaattaaaaagctAACTGATgttaaaattcttcaaatttataagtttgattaaataaattattaataaaaaatatttaaaattaattcaaccaattttttaATTCACCGGTTTGTGAATTAGTTTCTCTTCATATCAATGCCTCAACAAATTAGTCTGATTTAAACAACCATGATTAATCCTACCATAAGAATTGAGAGATAATTCTAGTAAATTTAAAAGAACTAAATGTTTAGAATTTATTAGCTACTAATGCAATGTGACGATatataatattagttttttaTGCCAACGATCTTAAGTGGATTTGAGCTTATGTTGAATCCAACccaaattaacaaaaatgaaTGTTGATCACTTTGATGGCCTTCCCATTACTTCTAACAGTACAAGCAACACATAATAAGCTGTGCAATCCAAAGTATCTAACAAAGTAACATGCCTAAGCGAACTTAGCACTATTTAGACCTATTAACAGGATCATCAGCAAAGCTGTTCCTTAAACCATGCAGCCGTTATCTGATAATTTCTTGAATTTGTTGCACAATCCGAGCATGTCTACTACACTTCGTATCTTGGTCATACATTCTCACGTTCCTTTCTTGCCTACCAAATAAATGTAGGGATTCCATGCAATGTGCAGGACGACTGATATCTGGGATCTCGCCCTGTAGCAGTCCACATTgcataataagaattgcttatcaCTGCCTTCTCTTAGCAATACTCTGCTCCACAAGGTACCTGCATATCAATGTTAAACTTCTATATGATTAGAGAGCTCAACACAAgtctattattttatttgatacaTACGTTTAAAAGCAATGTATTGGCAGagttaacaaaatacttttatatCTGAGATAGGGAATGTACTGGCATACCCAATGAAAGAAATAGTCAACACATCCAGCAGGCATGTAtcaacctaattaataaattctCTTAAGAGATTACATCAGACTGGATACCTGATTCTTAGTGAATATAGTACTTGCCATTTAAACAAATTATCACAAATATGTATCCCACAAGACATATTTATTAATTTCAGATGCTTGTGAGTTACTTATTAGTATTAGCGTTAATACAAGACTGTCTGAGACGAAAGATATATTTTTGCAAATGCTCATTCATCATAATCATTAGgggaaaagaagaggagaaagaaATGTATTCAGGTTTCTGACAATTCGAGAAGTGGCTTAGTGGAATCACTTACTTTCCTGTATAGAAGCCGGCAGAATACCATGCATTTAAAAGTACAGTGAGATCAGTTTCACAACTAGTACTTTGATTCATTTCCTCCTCACCATCTTTCTTCCCCTTGTTCTCTGCATTCAATGCAAATATAAATCTATGAGAAATTTAATACACATCAAAATAGTGCTGAACAAGATTCAACCATTATTGAATAACAAAAAAGGCAAGAGTATACTAATCAACTTGGGCTAAATTTATGGGCATAACACTTCACTTTTGCTAACACATTACGGAAACAAGCTTGAGACGGTAAAACAAAAAGCCTGATAACTCTTTACGACACTTGGGAAAGCCATAGTTACCTTCATTTACGTTAGGATTAATAGAAGCTTTTGTTGTCATAGAGGATATAGCTTTTTCTGCAGCTCCCATAGCTGTTTTAACAATGTCGGAATCTATGAAAGGTGGTAAGTTTCCATAAGCCATTGCACCGTTTGGTTCAGTGCTAATTTTACCAACAGATGTCCCAGCCAAAGAACAGCAAGGATATGATGTGCATGTTGTTGCCAGAGATTGACATGCATATGGGCAACACGAACAGATGACAGTGGAGTGTGCAGCTTGACTTGTAGGAATGGGATACTCCTGAGAAGCACAGGACTGTGCAGCTGTGCTAGAACCCTCACCCGAGTATTGATAATTCCAACTACCAAATTGCTGAAGCTGCTGCAGAATCATTTGCCTCTTGTCTTCAACCTCATAATACTGGTTGAGTAATTGGTTATAATCCTGCGCAGCTTGTGAATCCGAATAGGCCATATTCCCATCTTGGTTATCCTGCATTGGCAGACTAGTTGATGAATCTATGTAAGTCTCAGGAGTCTGTAACTTTACAGTATGACTTTCTTTAACTGGTTCAACATCCTTCGCCGCCTCCATTTCCATCCCAGTATTAGCTCTGGAACTGCTGTTCTCTCCTGCATCCCTGGGTCTTTATAAACCAGAAGTATGTAAAAATGTAAGtaaacaaagaaaattttaagtAACCCTAAAGAAGGAGAAAGGCAATAAAGATGGGAAGAAATCAAACTGAAATAACatatcttgattcttgaaattcaaaattatcaaaattgaacttcatatcaacatcacaTTTGATCAAGAAGAGAATTATTACATTCCCAAGTGGTTAAAAATATATACCGTCAACAGTATATTtcattcaataataatttttgaatattaacCAAAATCGTATTTTCTGCAaataacaaaggaaaaagaataagGAAACAAAGGCTTACTTTATGGCCTCATCACCGGTTTGATGAACAGAAACAGAGACATTGGCCTCACTGTTTTTCTTTCCATGCATTTTCTGCAGCAGAAATGCATATACCATTAAAACAACAAATTATAAACTTGAAAAAAGTTTGATTGTTGCAACCacaaacccaaattaaaataaacgaAAAGAAGAGGGAGGGGGAAACCTTATATTTGGACATGGCGTTGTCGAAGGCATCGATGAGGGCGGAGTCGTCCCAAAGCTCACTTTCTTTGCCCATGTTTTCGTTCGAAGGTTTCCAGAGCAGTGGCAGGAAGGGCTAAAACCCCTGTCccctttcatagtttcttttgggCCTTAAGCCCTAAACCCCCTTTGTGCTTTTCTTCTCCATAATAATATCCCCTATTAAATTCTCACCATGTTAAAGCACTTGATTATTAGATATGAATTTTGTTTGTCGAGATAATAACATTTCAACTCATGTCTCTTTAATTTTTTCACCTTTCTattttatcaataaataaaagcttagtttactttaaataaaataaattatattattaaaatatattttagtctttttattttttaaagacaataaaaaaattgcatGTGTAGGGATTTAAGCTTAGAAGTGATAATGGGTTGTGCTCATGTAAGGTATCTAGTCAATTTTTCAAGCTTGAGTCCAACTCAATTCAAAAAATAGGTTTATTTTTTGTGCAAGTCCAGCCCAAATCAAAAAAAGATAAATCAAGCCCTACTAGACTTttccatatttgatttttt
It encodes the following:
- the LOC107946772 gene encoding uncharacterized protein encodes the protein MGKESELWDDSALIDAFDNAMSKYKKMHGKKNSEANVSVSVHQTGDEAIKPRDAGENSSSRANTGMEMEAAKDVEPVKESHTVKLQTPETYIDSSTSLPMQDNQDGNMAYSDSQAAQDYNQLLNQYYEVEDKRQMILQQLQQFGSWNYQYSGEGSSTAAQSCASQEYPIPTSQAAHSTVICSCCPYACQSLATTCTSYPCCSLAGTSVGKISTEPNGAMAYGNLPPFIDSDIVKTAMGAAEKAISSMTTKASINPNVNEENKGKKDGEEEMNQSTSCETDLTVLLNAWYSAGFYTGKYLVEQSIAKRRQ
- the LOC107946773 gene encoding dolichyl-diphosphooligosaccharide--protein glycosyltransferase subunit DAD1, which codes for MARTSSSKENAQALFHSLRSAYAATPVNLKIIDLYVGFAVFTALIQVVYMASVGSFPFNSFLSGVLSCVGTAVLAVCLRIQVNKENKEFKDLPPERAFADFVLCNLVLHLVIMNFLG